ACGATGTAGTGCTGGAAATGGAAGAAATTAACGACGATTTCCCAGAAACTGACGTAGTTTTGGTGATCGGTGCTAACGATACGGTCAATCCCGCCGCAATGGAAGACCCTGCTAGCCCAATTGCCGGAATGCCCGTGTTAGAAGTTTGGAAATCTCAAAAAGCGATCGTTATGAAGCGCAGTATGGCTAGCGGCTATGCAGGAGTAGAAAATCCCCTGTTCTACAAGGAAAACACCCGAATGCTATTTGGCGATGCCAAGAAAAATGTCGATGCTATTCTCAACGAGCTTAGAGTTTGAGCTTGGCAAAGATCTGAAATAGGTAGACTATTATAAGGCAAATGGCTAATAACGTAATGGGTTGTTAGTCATTTGTCATTTTTTACGTCAAACTAACTAATGACTCGCCAATCTCCATTGGTAAGTGCGCTTTTTACTTTCAACAAATTTTTCCTATGCGACGTTTAATTGCTGCCTTAGCGTGTACTTTAGTGATCGCTGGAGTACCCATCCTTACGAAAGCCGAAGGCTTGCCCGGTTTTACCCTTTTTGGTGGGCCTCCCCGCGACAATCAATTACCATTTAGATTGGATTACGGTGGAAATACCAATGGCTGGGATCGCTACCGCTTGAGAATTCCCGGCAAAAAAATGAAATTAGCAGTTGCCCAATTTTCCATTACCTATCCTGACTACTATCGAGGCGAATTCGATACCAAAAGAATTGAAGTGCGGCAAAAGGGCAAATCTCTACCCCTACAAGAAGTAACCTGGGATAAAGAAAACCGCATTATTCAAATTTATCCCGTAGAACCAGTACCCGCTGGAAATCAAGTTGAAATAGTTTTTTCTAATGTCAAAAATCCCTCTTTCGGGGGAATGTTTTACTTTAACTGTCAAATTACCTCTCCGGGTGACGTACCTCTCCTTCGTTACTTGGGTACTTGGGTTTTAACTATCAGTTAGCTGCTAAGACAGGGGATACTTTTTTACGGGAATGGAAAAAAGCCGATCGTACATTTTTCCCCTCTCCTTTTTTTCATTTCCCGTCGGGGCAATGAAAAGCTGATATGATAATAGATTGTGACTTTTTTATCCAGATCCATTTGCCAGCAGGGAGGATGAAACATGACTAAGCGCACCTTACGCGGCACTAGCCGTAAAAGATTGAGAACTTCTGGTTTTCGCACTCGGATGCGGACTAGGAACGGTCAAGCTGTAATTAAAGCCCGTCGGAAAAAAGGGCGTTATCGTCTTACCGTGAGTGGTTAAATCCATATCTAGTGAGAGGATGAAAAAACGCCTGTGGCTTTGCCTAAAGCTTATCGGCTGAAGCGTCGGCAAGATTTTAGCGATGTTTTCCGCAAAGGAATTCGTCGCTCCACTGCCAATTTGACTTTACGAGCCATCAGGCAGTCAGCCAAACCCGAACAGGGTCAGCAAAATGTAGGTAATTTGTTAGAAAAGCCCTCTCGCATCGGCATCGCTGTCAGCCAAAAAGTCAGCAAGCGAGCGGTCATCCGCAATCGGATCAAACGACAAATCAGAGCGGCTTTTCGCCAATTACTGCCCCGGCTGAAGTTTGGTTGGTTGCTTGTAGTGGTAGTTAAACCGGAAGCTACACAGTGCGATTATCACCAATTTCTGCAAGAATTAGAGCAGTTGTTGGCAGAAGCCGAGGTGCTTTATGGGCATTCGCGAGGAAGTTTTTTATGAAGGTGGTCCCCACATCGGGGATTTGATCTTAAACATTCTGATCGGATTGACGATTATTGGTTTGCCGTTAGCTGTCGGCGCAATTGTGAGAGCCTTATGGTTGCGGTATCGAATTACCAATCGTCGGATCTCCGTAACAGGTGGTTGGATGGGACGCGATCGCAGCGACATCATCTACTCAGAAATAGTTGACATCAAAAAAGTCTCCCGTGGCATCGGCTTGTGGGGAGATATGGTGGTTACCCTAAGAGACGGTAGTCGCTTAGAACTGCGGGCAATTCCCAAGTACCGGGAAATGTATGACTACATCAACGACAAAGTAGCAGCTAAAGCAACCAAAGTTCAGTAGAGCTAACACTCATCAAAACAAAGCAATATTTTGTGGTGATAAGGTTTTAGGTTCCTCAAAAAAGCCACTCACCTTAAGTAAGCCACTAAATTTGCCCCGAACTCTTGCCTCTTAGATAGATTAGATTTAGAAAATACAGCGCTGGTAGGTTGACTTCACACGCATGGATTTTGGTATCGGTTTTCTTTCCAACAACGTAATGCTGCCGATCCTGGATTTCTTTTACGGGATCGTCCCCAGCTATGGACTGGCTATCGTGGCGCTGACACTGGTAGTTCGCTTTGCACTTTATCCCTTAAGTGCGAACTCGATTCGCAGTATGCGACGCACGCGAGTCACCCAACCAATAATGCAAAAGCGGGTAAAGGAAATACAGGAGCGCTACAAAGAAGATCCTGCTAAACAGCAGGAAGAAATGGGTAAGCTTTACAAAGAATTTG
The Leptolyngbyaceae cyanobacterium DNA segment above includes these coding regions:
- a CDS encoding DUF2808 domain-containing protein; the protein is MRRLIAALACTLVIAGVPILTKAEGLPGFTLFGGPPRDNQLPFRLDYGGNTNGWDRYRLRIPGKKMKLAVAQFSITYPDYYRGEFDTKRIEVRQKGKSLPLQEVTWDKENRIIQIYPVEPVPAGNQVEIVFSNVKNPSFGGMFYFNCQITSPGDVPLLRYLGTWVLTIS
- the rpmH gene encoding 50S ribosomal protein L34 — protein: MTKRTLRGTSRKRLRTSGFRTRMRTRNGQAVIKARRKKGRYRLTVSG
- the rnpA gene encoding ribonuclease P protein component, with amino-acid sequence MALPKAYRLKRRQDFSDVFRKGIRRSTANLTLRAIRQSAKPEQGQQNVGNLLEKPSRIGIAVSQKVSKRAVIRNRIKRQIRAAFRQLLPRLKFGWLLVVVVKPEATQCDYHQFLQELEQLLAEAEVLYGHSRGSFL
- a CDS encoding PH domain-containing protein yields the protein MGIREEVFYEGGPHIGDLILNILIGLTIIGLPLAVGAIVRALWLRYRITNRRISVTGGWMGRDRSDIIYSEIVDIKKVSRGIGLWGDMVVTLRDGSRLELRAIPKYREMYDYINDKVAAKATKVQ